Sequence from the Tenrec ecaudatus isolate mTenEca1 chromosome 6, mTenEca1.hap1, whole genome shotgun sequence genome:
GATTAGAACAGCGTTTCAACCCCGGCCCTGTAAAACTGGCCGCTTCTGCTTCCTGGACTGCCACCggagttgcagccatgggctcagacagaagGACACTGGGGAGATGGCGCAGAACctggccgtgtttccttctgttgcacacagggaccTCCATATGTGACTTAACAACACCTCCTCCTGAgacaggggtggggggacatTCCAGTGGTATCCCCTCAATTCCCGGAGCCTCGTTTTCTCCCtcgtgccttcagtgcagcttggacttctcccaATACCATAGGCTCGTGACCCTATGCTCCCTGTTGACGAGAACTTTCCAGTACAATgactgtgtgttccttccatcttcttcgaAGGTGCCTGTTGGTTCAGTATTTCCCCCGTGCATCCTTAactattgaaacttgaggctcgGATggcttttcttctgttctttcggaCTGTTGACTACGCGCCTCCTTTCGGATGTTCTACCTGCGGGTCTTTGTGCATCGTGTTCTGACACGCTTTTCTGTGCTTTGGAGAGGACTTTGGgaaatttctcttccttttcccctgttTGCTTGACCTCTCTATTCAACAACAAGTTTcaaggtctcttctgacatccatttcgaTCGTTtagttctttttttggggggggtgaggggaggggagctttattatgaaaaatatcCCAGTGTCACATGACTTTATGTTAGGAAACTTCCAAGCGGGTGGTGGTCTCGATGCGTTCTTCTGATGAGCGCAAGCACTGCTTTCTCACACGTTCAGAGCAGGGAAGGCTTCTTTTCTACTAATAGATTCTTCGAGGTTCCTCTAGCATCACACCACCTTCTGTCAGAGCATTTTGCAGTCGCTGGATCGAGTCTGAGGCTGCGTCCCAAGGGGTGGGCTGGTAGACCATGAAATTGATTCCTGCCCGCAAGCACCGCTCTGCTAGCATTTTCCCTATACTCCCACAGGCCACCACATTGGTGGGCCGAGACAGGTGCTTTTTAATGGCCCATTCACGAGTGGACGCTGAAACCACAATCTTGCCATTTCCATGCTCAACAAATGCTTCGACATGATGCTGAGTCCTTATAACTCGCAATCTGTGCCAGGATTCCCGAGAGGGCCACACTGTTCCCCAACCTCGTTCCTTCCTCGCAACTGCCAAGAGCTCCAGGTTCTGGGGATTCCGGTTTGTGAATTCGGGGGCAACAGCTTCGTTATCCACAGGGTCCACTTCAGGATTCCTCGCTGGCTGGGAACTGGTTGAGAGGGCCGCACACCCACGCTCCGGGTTCCTGCAAACAGACAACAACGCCCAGAACCGCGGCAGGAGCACCATCGTTGAAGTGTCGAAAGCGGCTTCCTTTGCGCCTCCTGAGGGGTCCCAGCGGCCCGCCGGCGCCGCTACAGCGATCCTAGGAGAGGGATCGTTtagttctttcctgtctttttaatgactttttgctttcttcttctttttaaaaaaaaattcatcattttatttcttaaaggTGTCATGAAATTCCATAATTCAAACAGATCAAGCGtacttgtacaattgctactacaatgagCTTTTCAAAacgtttcttcttgaactctctgatatcagctccccttcatcccctccctccccgacccttCCCCCCAGGAGTCCTTGttattatataataataaatatatatgtagccATATCTTACCCCCTCCAACATATCCATCCACTTACAATTTTGTTATTCACTCCCCTCAAGCGGGATCATACAGTAATCATTGctatctgccccaccttcctcccttcccttcacccctttcttCCCGTATCCTCAGGGAGTCGTTACTTCTGTTGCTATCTCTGAAGGGGCATCCATCCCGCATCAAGCGATCTTAATTATACAGATGAACCTACGTAGGTCAAACaatattaatgaggtgaaacataAGCCTtagtagtaaggggaggaaatagtaaagaaccagaggaatagttaagagcttcatcagtgctatagcgCACCCCGGATTCCTCATCTCTGGTGttcctgatgtcctcccacagctcatcaggtcttctgtcagtggTGTTCACTGAGTGCAGCTGTTCTGGAGATGTTTTCTGAATTCGGTAGGATAGGCTCAAAGTTGTAGTTTGCCTTCCGCGACTTGTCTCCAATGTTCTTCAGCTTCCatctgaacttacacatgagcagTTGATGATCTACTGCATAGTCCACCCCTGGCCTCAGTTAGGCTGCTGATAATGAGTATCTCCATGGTTTCTTtccacagatggagtcaatttgatttcctgtgtattccatctggtgaggttcaCGTGTGTAGTCTCAGTTTATGCTGtggaaaaaaaa
This genomic interval carries:
- the LOC142450731 gene encoding large ribosomal subunit protein uL18m-like isoform X2, with translation MVLLPRFWALLSVCRNPERGCAALSTSSQPARNPEVDPVDNEAVAPEFTNRNPQNLELLAVARKERGWGTVWPSRESWHRLRVIRTQHHVEAFVEHGNGKIVVSASTHPATAKCSDRRWCDARGTSKNLLVEKKPSLL
- the LOC142450731 gene encoding large ribosomal subunit protein uL18m-like isoform X1, which produces MVLLPRFWALLSVCRNPERGCAALSTSSQPARNPEVDPVDNEAVAPEFTNRNPQNLELLAVARKERGWGTVWPSRESWHRLRVIRTQHHVEAFVEHGNGKIVVSASTREWAIKKHLSRPTNVVACGSIGKMLAERCLRAGINFMVYQPTPWDAASDSIQRLQNALTEGGVMLEEPRRIY